DNA from Candidatus Beckwithbacteria bacterium:
TTGTGGCTTCGGCGCCGTCTCTGCAAGGTTGTTATACAGAGGGAGATACTTTTGAAGAAGCGATGAGGAATATTAAAGACGTGATTAAGCTTCATTTGAAAGCAAGAAAGACGAATGTTTCTCTTCCCGATGACAGCCAGACAGAATTTGTCGGTATTAAGAATTTAATTTTTCCTTATGGCTTATTTGCCAATTCTTAAACCGAATGAGTTGGTTAGGATAATTGAGAAACAGGGTTTTTCTAAAGATCGGCAGAGTGGTAGTCACGCTATATTTTCCCATAAAGACGGTCGATGGACTTCGGTGCCAATTCACAGAAAAACCATTGGTAAGGGTTTATTGCGCAAAATTCTTCGAGACATTCAATTAACGGTAAATGATATTAAAAGAAAATAAGGCGCATTTGTATAATTAAATTGTATGTGATATTATAGGGTATAATATACCTTATATGACAAATGCTGATAAGGCTTTTTTAAATATGTCAATGCCATTAGGTGAAGGAATCAGAGCGCGGACAGAGGCCCGTTTGAATCGGCCGCTCGTAAGAAACGCTGATGAAACTAGCATTCAGGGACAAGTGGATCAATTACAGGTACAAGATTTTGTTGCTTTTGCTATAGATCATCTTTTAAGTTTAAACGGACCGGAAACAACGGTGGACCGTTTAAAAAAAACCGATCCACAAACTGCGAGAGAGTTAATAAAGCAAGAGACTCGAGAGAATTGGAGTTTAATTTTAGATGGGAAACCTAATAAGAAGGCTTTAGCAAGATATGGGGCAATTACTTTGGTAAGTCTGACTGGCTTGGCTGTATTGGCGGCGTGTTTAGGCCGCAGTCCTACGCCAGGCGGCGGCGGAAGCACAGCCACAGCGACACCTGATTTGTGTTCCAATTTATTACATGCGGCGACAATTTATTCAGCGCAAGTGGAGCAGGCGGTGGTAATTACTCCGGATGCTTTGGTTAATACAGCCGCTCTTAATCAGCAATTGGTTTGTTATGATAGCCATTTAACAGCGACGGCGATTTTGCCGGATGCCGACGGAATCGCTAACGGCGGGGCAATTTTAAGCTTGGCAGTGGCGGGCGTAGATTCAAACAATCAGCCCACCCTGACAGGTTATTTAGGGGTGGAATTGAAGCCGGTGGATATTGATAATAACGGCCAGTTGGAAGCGCCGATAATGGTGGTCGATCCGGACGGAGTCAGATGGCAGGATAACGGCGGGAGCCAATTGATAGCGACTTTGCCCCAAGTGGCGGTTAATGCCCAGACCGGACAATTAGAGCCAACCGGAGATATGGTCAGGATAACGGCAGATAAAACAGACAACGGGATTAATTTTGCTCTGACAGCCGGCGATCAGCAAATTACGATAGCTAACGACCAATTGAGAAGTTTAGGAGCAGGGTTGCAATTAGCGGAAAATGCCAGGGCCATAATTGAAGCGAGAGCGCAACTGGCGGCAGAGTTTGTAGCGGGCGTCAGCCCGGAGCAATTTTTAAACGGAGAGGCGATTCAAAACGGCTTTACTTTGCCGGATGATGTCCGGGCCTTGGCCCGGGCCAATCACTTGGCGCCGATCCAGGATGAAAATAAAATTGTCGGTTGGGTTCCTACAGCGGGAGAACTAAGCGTGATGCTGACGGACCATTTGGTCAGCGGAGCAAAACTAATGCAGATGGATGACGGCCGGGTGACTTATAGCTTTGACGGCCAGCCGGGTTCAATTGCCGTGCATGATTTTCCGGTAATAGAGGGCGTCGGCGGAGCGGCCTTTGTGGCGCAGAAAGACAATCCCTGGGGATTAAAAGAAGGCACAGTGGTAGTGTGGTTTTTTACAGGCGGGGGGAAAGCGCCGAGTGTGGTGTTAAACCAGGATGTGCCGCTAAGGATTATGGTGGATGCGCCAAATAAAATTAGTGTAGCGCAAACGCCAAATGGTCTGACATTAACGTCAACCGACCAAGCCGGGCTAGAAATAGAAAAACAAAAGGTGGAGTTTTTGCCGCCTCTGCCGCCGGAATTTCTGGCTCAGCTAAGTGGCACAAATTTTAGCTACGAATCCGGGAACTTGGTGTACACGACACCGGATGGGGAGAAGATTACTATACCGGGAATGTTTTATACCGGAGGACTGAGTGTAGATTTGGGTAGAGGAAAGGTTATCATTGTCCCGTTTGATGAATTGGTAGATAGAGTGAAGATTGGGCAAGGTGACATTTTGCAGATTTATGACCAAAAAGGCGAAATTGTTGGTTTTTTTGACTGGAAAAATGAAGTTTGGGTGGATATAGTCACTTTACGGCCTGACTTTGAATCAATGACGGATGATCAACTGCTTAGTGAAACACAAAGGTTGGGTGAATTTTTCGCAAAGCAGATTGATTGCACTGCCGGATTAGAGGGTTTGTTGGTTTCAACCCAAGCGCCGGAGCGGGTGACGGGAGGAAATTATACTTGGGAGGCGGAGTATTTGGGGGTTTGGCAAATGCCTTTAACTAATGAAGACGGGTTACCGGTAGGACATATAAATTGTCTATATTTTGGAGCTCCCGGAGACAGTGTGGCTAATAGACAAGTATTTGCCGTTTGGGGTGGAGGAAAGTTGTGGGGAGAGATACTTCCGTTTGGTGCGGATACAAATTTATTTGGAGTGCCACAAATGGTATATGGATACGAAACTGTTAATCCTGAATATATAAATACATTACTCCAACCGGGAACAATGTATAAATTACTCATGACTCCCAAGAGGGATACGTGGAGTAACAAAAATCATGAAGAAAAAATTGTCGAGACTAAAAGACCGGTAAATCGCGGATTTGGATGGATTAATGGACCAGTTGTTTTTAGAATGACTGAAGCACTTATAAAAAGATTGGTTGCTGATCCCTCGCAAATAGGAATTTTTAACAATCCGGCAGTGCCTGATCCGGCATACATAAAGCCAGGCAGTAAATAACACGCTTTTGAATTAAGTCTTTTTTTGCTATAGTTAAAAGGATGAAGCAGTTTGGCTGGTTTATTTTTTCACTATTAGTGGTATTGATGTTGGGATTGTGGCAAGCGCCAAAAGCAATAGCCGGTCAATATTGTGCGGGAGAGCGTGTGGTAGATTATCACTGGATAGGGTGTAGTGAAAAAACAGGTCTTGAAGGTTGGTGTTACAATGATGACTATACTAGTCAGTGGTATATTTCTTGTCCTCATGCAAACTGTTCGTCAGGAGGATATTATGATAAGACTTCAAGATGCAGAAAGTCTGATGGTACAGGCCGTGGTGATACTGATAATGTTTGTGATGGAGACTATCCGGGTGAGACGCATTGTGATCCAAACCCTGATGTAGGATGTTATCCAGTTTCTGACTATCAAAATTTAAGTAGCAGTTGGGGTTACACTCAGTGTTATGTGACTTGCGATGAGAATAATTGGAGTGAGTGCGATTGCGACACAAATTTAAAGACGAATGATTGCGGGGATACAGTGCCATGCAGCTGTGGAGGTCCATCACCATCGTCGTCGCCGGGGACGTCGCCATCGCCATCGCCTTCGCCCTCGCCCTCGCCATCGCCGAGCTGTACAGTTGGAACTTGGACAAATGATAGCTGTGGTGGTGGTGATTGTGAGACTGATCAAATGAGGCAAACAAAGACAGATTCTCCGGTAAATTGCAGTCCGCCTTCCGTACGGTGTGTAGATGATCCTACCTGCCGTCCCGATGTTTGTGATAGTTCCTCAATTGATGGCACTGTCCTTAAAGATG
Protein-coding regions in this window:
- a CDS encoding type II toxin-antitoxin system HicB family antitoxin, which encodes MPKVLNYRVLIEQDEDGVFVASAPSLQGCYTEGDTFEEAMRNIKDVIKLHLKARKTNVSLPDDSQTEFVGIKNLIFPYGLFANS
- a CDS encoding type II toxin-antitoxin system HicA family toxin, with protein sequence MAYLPILKPNELVRIIEKQGFSKDRQSGSHAIFSHKDGRWTSVPIHRKTIGKGLLRKILRDIQLTVNDIKRK